The following are encoded together in the Nitrospira sp. genome:
- a CDS encoding STAS domain-containing protein, which translates to MDQGTRHTLTVASREDAGITFVKMQGSLSATTAEQGNKEMKKIVDAGARKVILNLADIDYISSGGIRVLILTSKELSAVQGKMKIAAARGMVKEALEASGFHLLNRVYGSTIELCNTEEEAVAAFRG; encoded by the coding sequence ATGGACCAAGGAACTCGACATACGTTGACGGTCGCCTCTCGCGAGGATGCTGGCATCACCTTCGTCAAGATGCAGGGTAGCTTGTCTGCCACCACCGCTGAGCAGGGTAACAAGGAGATGAAAAAAATCGTAGACGCCGGTGCGCGAAAAGTCATCCTGAACTTGGCCGATATCGACTATATCAGCAGCGGAGGGATCCGGGTCCTCATCCTGACGTCGAAAGAGCTGAGCGCCGTTCAAGGAAAGATGAAGATCGCCGCAGCGAGAGGGATGGTCAAGGAAGCACTGGAGGCGAGTGGATTCCATCTCCTGAACCGTGTGTACGGAAGCACCATCGAACTGTGTAACACGGAAGAAGAGGCAGTCGCTGCATTTCGAGGCTAG
- a CDS encoding anti-sigma factor antagonist (This anti-anti-sigma factor, or anti-sigma factor antagonist, belongs to a family that includes characterized members SpoIIAA, RsbV, RsfA, and RsfB.) — MLGICDPLLAICSMLLGGSASYVILSIAERMRASDEGPVSVRWLFIGAVAAGLEIWAIHFIGNLAFCPPVPATQNSVLAILSLLSAGTTGAVAVYLISSHVEGWMRLVSGGMLTGACMTLTHVTSMMAVHQQMDLHNAVLSFVFSIMGIVALSVIVIVIGGWNIAYGGWRVPEKATAMGCALAGTHLIGLMPLYGMVEITSRVQPPTIEVDLLAVVAVSLSTLLAVIDRQVTQASSLARASHARLIEAIESVPQWFALFDADDRLVICNHKYRDVMSGIGAQVQSGESFESIARRTAERGDIPAAIGNVEPWMRWRLDMHRNPGAPYLQYRSTGEWIQINERRTHDDGIVFIATDITALKNAEQAAEDAKARLADSLALVEAAKTRMQEELNVGRDIQRSMLPRVFPAFPDRKEIELYAVLEPALEIGGDLYDFFLVDDHRLCFVVGDVSGNGVPAALFMAMTKIMVKTRAASDPSPASIVTHVNDALSAENDSCMFVTLYLGVLNLRDGTLLTTNAGHNPPLLKRRNGGFEWLTVQDGPLVGPMPGITFTEHTTRLEPGDELFLYTDGVTEADNRRRELFGKDRLKEVLDHSQAISVVSRLGEVMSAVRRFAGDAPQADDITMLGLRYQGVVPSQVNTRVFRQTMPNQLAAIPVLQTAFEDYVAQWAEVTPLIPTLNMALDDLLNNVVQYAFPNDPHEHLIEVEGEVRDACVVLMITDDGIPFNPLTAAHPDLSLLLHEREIGGLGIHLVRSMFDEVTYHRNVGHNVLMLKKKLVSAEIPASRETEATVASPFEIRQAPSQAHQDRVGGRAYVESHQSGGAVIVTPRNRFDTTSAPEVEQILMDYIERGARRMVLDLSAISYMSSIGLRVILKAVRTMTRAGGNMVLVGGTPHVKTVLQLSGALMMGLHASTLEEAMSRLEEAG, encoded by the coding sequence ATGTTGGGAATCTGCGATCCACTGCTGGCAATCTGTTCGATGTTGCTCGGTGGCTCAGCCTCGTACGTCATTCTCAGCATTGCCGAACGGATGCGCGCCTCCGACGAGGGACCGGTCAGCGTTCGTTGGTTGTTCATCGGTGCGGTCGCAGCAGGTCTGGAGATCTGGGCCATTCACTTCATCGGGAATCTCGCGTTTTGTCCACCGGTTCCGGCAACTCAGAACTCCGTGCTCGCCATTCTGTCCCTGTTATCCGCCGGGACCACCGGAGCCGTCGCGGTCTATTTGATCAGCAGCCATGTCGAGGGGTGGATGCGGCTCGTCTCCGGAGGCATGCTGACGGGGGCCTGCATGACCCTCACACACGTAACCAGTATGATGGCGGTGCATCAGCAGATGGATCTGCATAACGCCGTGCTGTCCTTCGTCTTCTCTATCATGGGGATTGTTGCGCTCAGCGTCATTGTCATCGTGATCGGAGGATGGAATATTGCCTACGGTGGTTGGCGGGTTCCGGAAAAGGCAACTGCCATGGGGTGCGCTCTTGCCGGGACACATCTTATCGGGTTGATGCCGCTCTACGGTATGGTAGAGATCACGAGCCGTGTTCAGCCACCGACCATCGAAGTTGACCTGCTTGCCGTCGTCGCCGTGTCGCTGTCGACCCTTCTGGCCGTTATCGATCGGCAAGTCACTCAGGCCTCCAGTCTGGCGCGTGCGAGCCATGCGCGGTTGATCGAGGCCATTGAAAGCGTTCCGCAATGGTTTGCCTTGTTCGATGCGGACGATCGTCTGGTCATCTGTAATCACAAGTATAGAGATGTCATGTCTGGAATCGGGGCCCAAGTTCAGTCGGGGGAGTCGTTCGAATCGATCGCCCGCCGAACTGCCGAACGTGGCGATATCCCTGCCGCAATAGGGAATGTCGAACCCTGGATGCGATGGCGTCTTGACATGCATCGAAATCCTGGTGCGCCGTATCTTCAATATCGGTCCACTGGAGAGTGGATTCAAATCAATGAGCGGAGGACGCACGACGACGGGATCGTCTTTATCGCCACGGATATTACAGCCTTGAAAAATGCCGAACAGGCAGCTGAAGATGCAAAGGCGCGGCTGGCTGATTCCTTGGCGTTGGTCGAGGCCGCGAAAACCCGTATGCAAGAAGAACTGAATGTAGGCCGGGATATTCAGCGGAGCATGCTTCCACGTGTGTTCCCAGCGTTCCCCGATCGAAAGGAGATCGAGCTGTACGCGGTCCTCGAACCGGCTCTAGAGATCGGGGGCGACCTCTATGATTTCTTTTTGGTCGACGACCATCGGTTGTGTTTCGTCGTCGGCGATGTGTCGGGGAACGGGGTTCCCGCCGCGCTCTTCATGGCCATGACCAAGATCATGGTCAAGACGAGAGCGGCCTCTGATCCCTCACCCGCGAGTATCGTGACCCATGTGAACGACGCGCTGAGTGCGGAGAACGACTCCTGTATGTTTGTGACCCTCTACCTCGGTGTCCTGAATCTTCGCGATGGCACGCTTCTGACGACCAATGCGGGCCATAATCCTCCCTTGCTCAAACGACGAAATGGGGGCTTCGAATGGTTGACGGTCCAGGATGGGCCTCTCGTCGGTCCCATGCCGGGGATTACCTTTACGGAACACACGACCCGATTGGAACCGGGGGATGAGCTCTTCCTCTACACGGATGGAGTAACTGAAGCCGATAATCGGCGACGCGAGCTGTTCGGTAAGGATCGCTTAAAAGAGGTGTTGGACCACTCTCAAGCGATCTCAGTCGTGAGTCGTCTTGGGGAAGTCATGAGTGCGGTGAGGCGGTTTGCCGGAGATGCCCCACAGGCGGACGATATCACCATGCTGGGATTGCGATATCAAGGCGTGGTTCCGTCTCAGGTAAACACGAGGGTGTTTCGACAAACGATGCCGAACCAATTGGCGGCCATTCCTGTCCTACAGACGGCATTTGAAGACTACGTTGCGCAATGGGCCGAGGTGACCCCACTGATTCCTACGCTGAATATGGCATTGGACGATTTACTCAATAACGTCGTGCAGTACGCATTTCCAAACGATCCACATGAACATCTCATTGAGGTCGAAGGCGAGGTGCGCGATGCGTGTGTGGTGCTCATGATTACGGATGACGGCATTCCCTTCAATCCCTTGACTGCGGCCCATCCTGACCTGTCTCTATTGCTTCATGAACGTGAGATCGGTGGTTTAGGGATTCATCTGGTCCGATCCATGTTTGACGAGGTGACATACCATCGTAATGTCGGACACAATGTCTTGATGCTGAAGAAGAAACTCGTCTCTGCGGAGATTCCTGCGAGCCGTGAGACTGAGGCGACCGTGGCCAGCCCGTTCGAAATCAGACAGGCCCCATCCCAAGCACATCAGGACAGAGTGGGAGGAAGGGCTTACGTTGAGTCACATCAGAGTGGTGGTGCCGTAATTGTGACTCCACGAAACCGCTTCGATACGACCAGCGCCCCAGAGGTTGAACAGATATTGATGGATTACATCGAGCGTGGAGCGCGACGGATGGTGTTGGATCTCTCCGCGATTTCGTACATGTCTTCAATCGGATTGCGGGTCATCCTGAAAGCGGTTCGAACAATGACACGGGCAGGTGGAAATATGGTGCTTGTCGGAGGGACTCCACATGTGAAGACTGTGCTGCAATTGAGTGGAGCGCTGATGATGGGACTCCATGCTTCTACACTGGAAGAAGCTATGTCGAGGTTAGAAGAGGCAGGCTAG